The Pseudomonas sp. MPC6 nucleotide sequence AAGGCTGAACCTTTGCTGACTTGGTAGGCCGCCGGATAGTCTTTGTACATGGCATGCGTCCTCGATTAAAAGAAATCACTATTCGTGCCAGCTCAATCGATATAGCAAAGACCAAGTTGGACGCATCTGCATGCTTTTTAGCAATAAAAGTACAGTCACCATCCAATTTTCATTGGTTAAGATGGTGCATTGTTGCGGAGATTCGAAATGCGTTACTCGCAGGACCATAAAGCTCAGACCCACCAACGCATCATCAAGGAAGCATCAGCGCGGTTTCGTCGCGATGGTATTGGTGCGACCGGCTTGCAGCCGCTGATGAAAGCGCTGGGTTTGACTCACGGCGGCTTCTACTCGCATTTCAAGTCCAAGGACGAACTGGTAGAAAAAGCCCTGCAAGCAGCGGGAGATCAGGTAGACGTTATATGCGCCGAACTGTTTGCCCAGGATCAACCGCTGGAAACATTCATTGATACCTATTTGTCTGAATGGCACCAGACTTCACCGGATGAAGGTTGTCCGCTTCCGACCATGTCGTCGGAACTCGGTCTGCGCGGACAACCAAGCCCGACCTCTGACGCAGTGCTCAATGCACGGCTCGACCAGGTGCAAGCCGCGCTCGAAAGCGAGGACGCCGCCGAACGCGCCATCGTCATCATGTCGACCCTGGTCGGCGCGCTGCTGCTATCGCGCAGTGTCGAAAATCCGCAGTTTGCCCAGCGGATTCTCGACATCACCCGTGTCTATCTCAAACGAACCGGGGATTAACCCTGCCAGCGCTTGAACAGCACACTGGCATTGACCCCGCCAAAGCCGAAGCCATTGGACAATGCGTATTCAATGGCCATCGGCCGTGCCTGACCATGGACGATGTCCACGCCTTGGGTAGCGGGGTCCGGGTTATCGAAATTGAGGGTCGCCGGCACGACCTGGTCGCGAATCGCCAACAGCGTGAAGATTGCCTCGATTCCGCCTGCCGCACCGAGCAAATGCCCGGTGGCAGATTTGGTCGAGGTCACCGCAATGTTGTTGTCCGTGCCGAACACCGCCTTGATGGCGGCCAGCTCACCGAGGTCACCAATCGGCGTCGAGGTGGCGTGGGCGTTGAGATGCTGCACCTGCGCAGGTGAAATACCCGCCTGGGCCAACGCCAGCAACATCGCTCGCTGTGCACCGCTGCCATCCTCGGGCCCGGCGGTCAGGTGATAGGCGTCGGCGCTGGTGCCATAGCCGACCAACTCGGCCAACGGCTGCGCGCCGCGAGCCAGTGCATGCTCCAGGGATTCGATCACCAGCAGACCGGAGCCCTCGCCCATGACAAAGCCATCGCGACCGCTGTCGAACGGCCGCGAAGCACGCTCCGGGGTGTCATTGTAAGCACTGGACAAGGCGCGAGCCGCGGCAAACCCGGCCAGACTGACGCGATCGATCGCCGCTTCCGCACCGCCGCACACCGCAATGTCCGCCTCACCACAACGAATCAGCCGCGCCGCATCGCCAATCGCCTGAACCCCGGCCGCGCATGCCGTCACCGGAGCACCCAACGGGCCCTTGAAACCGTGCTGAATCGACACATGACCGGCAGCCAGGTTGACCAGAAACGAAGGAATGGTGAACGGCGACAAGCGCCGCGGACCCCGGCTGTCGGTAGTGCGCACCGCATCGGCAATCGCGCCGAAACCGCCCACGCCGGAACCGATAATGGTCGCCGTGCGTTCCTGGGCATTGGCATCCAGCGCCTGCCAACCCGCTTGCTCGATTGCCTGACGAGCCGCCTCCATGGCAAACAGAATGAAGCGGTCCATCTTCTTCTGCTCTTTGGGCGCCGTGGCCCGGTCAGGGTCAAAACCCGCCTCGGCATCCTCCGCCGGCGTCGGCACTGCACCACCGACCCTGGTCGACAGATCGGCCACCACCTCGTCGGGCAAATTGCGTATCCCCGAACGCCCCGCCAACAAACGCGCCCAGACAGCCTCGACACCACTCCCCAACGGCGACACCAGGCCCATGCCTGTCACAACCACTCGACGATCACTCATACTGCAATTACCTCAAGCCAATGGATGGCACCTCACTTGTAACGCGAGGCGGCCTTGCTTTTGGAAAGATTCGGCGCCATCACATGACGCGCCGCAACAAAGGCGTCCCAGTCGGCGGCATCCGGCAACGAAGGGATAGTGACCAACTCACCCTGGTCCAGCCCCGACAACGCCGCATCCACCATCTCCCCCGCCTCCATCACCATATCCTCAGGGATCTGGGTAGCATCGATACCGGAGCGTTCCCAGATCTCGGTGCGTGTCACACCAGGCAACACGGCTTGAACCTTGACCCCGGTGCCATCCAGCTCCGCGTTCAACGACTGGGTCAGACTTAACACATAAGCCTTGCTGGCGCTGTAAGTTGCGTTGAAACGCTCGGGAAACAAGGCCACCACCGAGGCAATGTTAATGATCGTCCCCCGGCCCGCCTTGGCAAAACCAGCCGCCGCCGCCGAAGCCAGCCGCGTCACCGTTGTAACGTTGAGCTGGATCAATCGCTCCAACTGGTCCATGTCGGCATTAGCCAACAAGCCATCCGCTGCAACACCGGCGTTGTTCAGCAGCAAGCTGATACTGGAATCGCTACGCAGGCGCTGCTCAAGCTTGAGCACATCATCCTTTTGCGTCAGGTCAGCCCTGAGCACCTCGACCTGAACCCCATGCTCGGCGCGCAACCTGCTCGCCGCCGCTTCCAGCCGCTCCTGATCGCGAGCCACCAGCAACAAATCGAAACCACGCGCCGCCAAGCGCTCGGCGTAGATCGCACCGATGCCGGAGGAGGCACCGGTGACGAGGGCTGTACCTTGGGTCTGGACAGAATTCATTACAGTGCTCCTGGGTAGAAGAGGCTCGAGGGAAAGACAGCTGCCCGGGTGCAGAACAATGCAGTGGGCGAGCTATTTATTATACGCATAATATAATATGAATATGATAGTCGTAATTTTCCTCTGACTGACGGAAGGTGCACGGTCGTGGCCGTTGGCCAGATCGAGTAGGAGGCGGATTTACATCCACCGTCCTCTCACGCCACCGTACGTATGGTTCCGTATACGGGGGTTCAGGTTACACGGCTAAGCCGGTTGATCGTATCCAGTATCGAGACCAGTCAAGCTGATCATTGTTTCTTCGGTAGCACCTGATTCATTTGTGACGCTCCCGAACTCCATCATACGGCGTCAATTAAACGCAGATTTTGCTTCGATTGTTTATTGGAGACATTGATTGTCAGCATGGGTTGGCAAAATATTTCAAATACTCCAGCGCGTGGCCAGGAAAGGTAAATAGGCGCCGTTCTCGAAGCGCACGGTGCTATCGGCGTCATTCAGCCCAGTTTTGCTGGGTCGTTGGCGAAGACATAGGGGAAGGTCAAGGTAGCGAGCGATGACAGGACATCATCGGAGCGGGGACTTGATTTTTGGATGAAAGGATATGCGGTACCAAGAGAGGCGAGTTCGTTCGAGAGGATCGGTTGAGTTTTAAAGGATCGAAACAACCGAACGGAAGTACGGCAACGACATAACTTGAATGCCCCAGGATGATCGACGCATCGCAGCTCGCTAAATGTTTCCCGCAAGGCATGAACACATTATTCATTCGGTTTAGCCTGCTTCTACTTCATCATGTCCCGCGCTGACCGGGTGCGTCGAAATACGACGCCCCATCAGCAAACCAAGAGTTTTCAGGCAGGCCGTTTGAAATGCCCGCTAAGTGAACCAAACAAAAAGAACGCCAGAGCGCCAGCACTTGGCACTATCAAAATATCCCACGCGAATGCCATCGGACCAAATGTCATGAGTACGGCACTCCATGTAAAGAATCTTTCTGGGGTGGGCAGAGTATGAGCCCTGGCACGCCAAGCCTGTACCAGATTGAGCAGTAGCATGGCAAGGAACGGGATAAAGAAAATAATCCCCCCCTTCCAGATAAGGGTTAAATAATAAACATGAGTGGAGGTATTGGCTGAGAGAATTTTAGACGCCCCAGGCCCGTCATACCTTCCATAGCTAGAAAAGCCATTCCCGATCAAGGGGCTTTTTATCACCTCATTGACGCCGGCAATTGCCAACTCAATGCGCCCTGTGGCGAAGGCATCCGCTTGAGCGCGCAACACTTCGACTGATTCCCCCGATTTTTTTGGAGTACCTGTGAAACCCCCAAGTTCTTTTATCGACGCGGCCATGCGGTTCTCATTCATGCCTCTGGCGTAGGTGAGAGCACCCGCAAAAATGGCGGCTAGCAGCATGTACGCAGCTAACCTCCGCATCGCTGGATGACGCCAGCCGAAAAAAATCACAGAGCCAACGATCCAGGCAATCAACATCTGCGCGCTACGCGAATCGCTGCCAAGAACGAGGAAAATAGCGCAGCCAAATGCAACAATGAACATCCAGCGACATAAGGAATTTGCAACAGATCCAAAGACTGCGCCGCAAAGTATCACTGCCTGGATGCAGAATAGATCCGTCAAGCTGAGGACACCGAATGTCGCAAACACCGGGAGCCCGAAAAACTCTGCATTCATCACCGCCAGACCTAACGGCCCAACGTAAACTCGAACAGGCTGGTCCAGTATCAAAATACGAGCGGTAATTGCAACGATAAAAATAGCAGAAAATACAGAAAGCCAAAAAATAACTTTCTGGATAGTGTGCCTACCTGATAAATATTGACCTAAAAATATAAAACTTGGCGCAAACATCAATAGAATTAACGCCAAAAAATGTCGAAGCAGTTCTCCATCTGGAGCTATATGATTCGCCAGAAGTATAGATGCAGCGCCACACAGCGCAGATGCAAAAAACAAAGCCCACACTTTGCTATAATGTGTGAGCATAATTAAAGCAATAACCGGAGCCAGGAAAAACGCTGGATTGATGTCATAGTTCATCACTGCAAACAGTACGATTGGAACTGTTAACAAGAATGCAATAACTGGCAACTCATACTTCCAATATCTATTCATGATCCCACGCATACATTCAATTCCTAGCAACCTTCCCGGCAAAGTCGGCGAGCATAGCTGTATAATTCTTGATCGGCCAGAGCCGATTTCAATGGACCATGCTTGTCTGAGAAAAAACCAGCTTTTCAGTGAGATACTGACCTGGGGTGAGGGATGTAGGTTCCGGCAAGGCGATAGGTGAGGCTGATCAGGTTTCATTTCGCGAACATTGACAGGCAGGTCCAACCAAGCCGGCGCACAATGAAACGATTCATGTAAAAGCACCACGTCCGCCCAGTGCAGACCAGGCTCGAAATCGATGTGACAGCTCAAAACGCTTTAGGTAAAGCCATCAGCTAGCTGGCGAGCAACTGGAACAGATTTGAACGGTACGCTCGAGAAGGCACCTGCCGATCGACAACAACCCTGCCGAACGAGCCATCAGGCCCTTAGTGATCGGAAGGAAGAACTGGTTGTTCCGTGACACGTCCAAGGCGCGACGACCGGTGGTCAACTTTACAGTCTGGTCGATTCCGCCAAAGCCAACGGCCCAGAGCCCTGTGCGTGGCTGCGCCCCGCACGTGAGCGCCTGCCGACAATTTCTTCGTGGAGGATTTCGAAGCGTTACGGCCCTGGCACTGCTCGCCGGTATCGCGCAGTTAAACGCTATCCATCTTGAGGCTGGTAGAGTTTGCGGAGAGCTTATGAATACGGCGAAGCAGATTGATCGCTGGATGCGAGAGCAAGCGAGCGGTAACTCCACCATTCGACAGGTGGGGTTTAAGGATCGCATACGGTGTTCAGAGAACCTCCAAGTCACCTCCGTGGCCACTACAGCCCAGACTGCTTGCGCAACGTTCCTTGCCAGGCGCACACGCAAAAAAGGCCGGTCATTTGACCGGCCTCTGGCGCTGATTTAGTAGCTTAGTTCACTTCAAGCTTCTCGCGATTCTTATCCAGAAGAGCTTTACCGATCCCCTTGACCTCAAGCAACTCGTCCACCGACGAAAAAGGTCCATTACTCTCACGATACGCAACAATCGCGCTGGCCTTCGCCTCACCTATACCGAACAGATCTCGCTGCAGGGTTCGCGCATCCGCCTTATTGAGATCGACTTTTCCGGACTGTACCTCAGGGGCCATTTGTTGCACTTGGGTCGTATTGCCAGCTTCAGGTTTGACTGCTGGCGCAGCAACGGCGCCGATAGAGGCGCTGGTGAGTAAGGCAAAAACCAGAGAGTAAAAGTATCCAGTACGCATATAAAACGCTCCATGACATCGATTGGGAAAGCAGCTTTTTCCGAAGCTGCCCTCCAAACTTAGGCGATGAATGGAGACTGTCAAAAATGTGTCTGTTGCGGGATGTGAAACAATCAGGGCTCGAGTCGACGTTGTTGGTAGATCCAGTCGACGATCTCACCGTCCGGGGTGTAACCGCTGACTGTGTCGCGCAGGAGTTGGCGCACGCGTGCGTAATCATCCTGATCAACGGCGCTCAGCAATTCGCTAAGCTTCGCCTTCAGTACATCCCACGGCAGGTGATCCTCGTTCGCGCTCATAATCATCGGATGCTGGGTGGCGGCGACGTTGTCGCCGATCAATAACTCTTCGTAGAGCTTTTCGCCTGGACGCAGACCGGTGAACTCGATGGAAATATCTCCATGCTGATTCCTTTCTGAACGCACGCTCAAGCCCGAAAGATGAATCATCTTTTCGGCCAGTTCGACTATCTTCACCGGTTCTCCCATGTCCAGAACAAAAACATCACCGCCCTGCCCCATGGACCCAGCCTGAATCACCAACTGAGCGGCCTCCGGGATCGTCATAAAATAACGCGTGATCTTCGGATGGGTGACTGTCAGCGGACCGCCGGATTTGATCTGCTTGTGAAACAATGGAATCACCGAACCGGACGAACCCAGGACATTACCAAAACGCACCATGGTGAAACGGGTTTTATTGACGTGGGAGATATTGGTGGTATCACCAAACAACACGGGGGCGAGTTCTCGACTGAGCGCTTGAAGCGTAAGTTCGGCTAGTCGCTTGG carries:
- a CDS encoding TetR/AcrR family transcriptional regulator; the encoded protein is MRYSQDHKAQTHQRIIKEASARFRRDGIGATGLQPLMKALGLTHGGFYSHFKSKDELVEKALQAAGDQVDVICAELFAQDQPLETFIDTYLSEWHQTSPDEGCPLPTMSSELGLRGQPSPTSDAVLNARLDQVQAALESEDAAERAIVIMSTLVGALLLSRSVENPQFAQRILDITRVYLKRTGD
- the fabF gene encoding beta-ketoacyl-ACP synthase II produces the protein MSDRRVVVTGMGLVSPLGSGVEAVWARLLAGRSGIRNLPDEVVADLSTRVGGAVPTPAEDAEAGFDPDRATAPKEQKKMDRFILFAMEAARQAIEQAGWQALDANAQERTATIIGSGVGGFGAIADAVRTTDSRGPRRLSPFTIPSFLVNLAAGHVSIQHGFKGPLGAPVTACAAGVQAIGDAARLIRCGEADIAVCGGAEAAIDRVSLAGFAAARALSSAYNDTPERASRPFDSGRDGFVMGEGSGLLVIESLEHALARGAQPLAELVGYGTSADAYHLTAGPEDGSGAQRAMLLALAQAGISPAQVQHLNAHATSTPIGDLGELAAIKAVFGTDNNIAVTSTKSATGHLLGAAGGIEAIFTLLAIRDQVVPATLNFDNPDPATQGVDIVHGQARPMAIEYALSNGFGFGGVNASVLFKRWQG
- a CDS encoding SDR family oxidoreductase yields the protein MNSVQTQGTALVTGASSGIGAIYAERLAARGFDLLLVARDQERLEAAASRLRAEHGVQVEVLRADLTQKDDVLKLEQRLRSDSSISLLLNNAGVAADGLLANADMDQLERLIQLNVTTVTRLASAAAAGFAKAGRGTIINIASVVALFPERFNATYSASKAYVLSLTQSLNAELDGTGVKVQAVLPGVTRTEIWERSGIDATQIPEDMVMEAGEMVDAALSGLDQGELVTIPSLPDAADWDAFVAARHVMAPNLSKSKAASRYK
- a CDS encoding O-antigen ligase family protein → MRGIMNRYWKYELPVIAFLLTVPIVLFAVMNYDINPAFFLAPVIALIMLTHYSKVWALFFASALCGAASILLANHIAPDGELLRHFLALILLMFAPSFIFLGQYLSGRHTIQKVIFWLSVFSAIFIVAITARILILDQPVRVYVGPLGLAVMNAEFFGLPVFATFGVLSLTDLFCIQAVILCGAVFGSVANSLCRWMFIVAFGCAIFLVLGSDSRSAQMLIAWIVGSVIFFGWRHPAMRRLAAYMLLAAIFAGALTYARGMNENRMAASIKELGGFTGTPKKSGESVEVLRAQADAFATGRIELAIAGVNEVIKSPLIGNGFSSYGRYDGPGASKILSANTSTHVYYLTLIWKGGIIFFIPFLAMLLLNLVQAWRARAHTLPTPERFFTWSAVLMTFGPMAFAWDILIVPSAGALAFFLFGSLSGHFKRPA
- a CDS encoding helix-hairpin-helix domain-containing protein; translated protein: MRTGYFYSLVFALLTSASIGAVAAPAVKPEAGNTTQVQQMAPEVQSGKVDLNKADARTLQRDLFGIGEAKASAIVAYRESNGPFSSVDELLEVKGIGKALLDKNREKLEVN